A single genomic interval of Malania oleifera isolate guangnan ecotype guangnan chromosome 11, ASM2987363v1, whole genome shotgun sequence harbors:
- the LOC131167934 gene encoding uncharacterized protein LOC131167934 has protein sequence MPAPETITPKFSYQRLRNQGGSEDEEERYERVVIRRARSRSRVRVRVPIGKRLKVKIPSLRRFLRRKARLVLISWAKVVQRLKKSQSHLGDLFAGNYLFMQVSPTPLKFVEKSYVGHGALQGLPSRFSLGKLA, from the coding sequence ATGCCTGCCCCTGAGACTATAACACCCAAATTTTCTTACCAGAGACTCCGAAACCAAGGTGGGTCTGAAGATGAGGAAGAAAGGTATGAGAGAGTGGTGATAAGGAGAGCAAGAAGCAGGTCAAGGGTCAGAGTAAGAGTGCCCATTGGAAAGAGGCTCAAGGTCAAAATCCCAAGCTTGAGAAGATTCTTAAGGAGAAAAGCTAGGCTGGTCTTGATTTCATGGGCAAAGGTTGTGCAGAGGCTGAAGAAAAGCCAGTCCCATCTGGGTGATCTCTTTGCTGGTAACTATCTGTTCATGCAGGTCTCTCCCACCCCTTTGAAGTTTGTTGAGAAGTCTTATGTAGGTCATGGTGCCCTTCAGGGATTGCCCTCAAGGTTTTCCCTTGGGAAGCTCGCTTAG